In Thermodesulfobacteriota bacterium, one genomic interval encodes:
- the hslV gene encoding ATP-dependent protease subunit HslV, whose protein sequence is MENFHGTTIVCVKKNNQVAMAGDGQVTLGQTAIKHSAKKVRKIYSDKVVVGFAGATADAMTLFDKFEAKLEEFRGNLSRASVELARDWRTDRILRRLEALLAVADSESMFLISGSGDVLEPDDNVIAIGSGGSFAQAAAKALTKFSDLSAEEVVKQSMHIASEICVYTNDNITIEVLDSNE, encoded by the coding sequence ATGGAAAATTTTCACGGAACAACAATAGTATGTGTTAAGAAGAACAATCAAGTCGCAATGGCGGGAGACGGTCAGGTCACCCTTGGCCAAACTGCAATAAAGCATTCGGCAAAAAAGGTAAGAAAAATTTACAGCGATAAAGTTGTTGTAGGTTTTGCCGGCGCCACAGCTGATGCAATGACACTGTTTGATAAGTTTGAAGCCAAATTAGAAGAGTTTAGGGGCAATCTTAGCAGAGCATCTGTTGAGCTTGCAAGAGACTGGAGAACAGACAGAATCCTAAGAAGATTAGAAGCCCTTTTGGCAGTGGCCGATAGTGAGTCAATGTTCTTGATCTCCGGAAGCGGAGATGTGCTTGAGCCGGATGACAATGTTATAGCTATCGGCTCTGGTGGTTCCTTCGCACAGGCAGCAGCTAAAGCACTGACTAAATTTTCTGACCTTAGTGCAGAAGAGGTGGTTAAACAATCGATGCACATTGCATCTGAGATATGTGTATACACTAATGACAATATAACAATTGAGGTACTAGATTCTAATGAGTAA
- the xerC gene encoding tyrosine recombinase XerC encodes MDKYLRVFEDFLSSERNYSKHTIKAYLADIKEFGLVLSEMSLTTDSGDIDFENLDEAPIRVYISKLYNKNKKVSISRKLASIRTFFEFLIRGGHMKSNSAKLVPTPKAEKKLPTFLTVDEVIKLVETPGSDNAYESRDRAILELLYSSGLRVSELVGVNLQDLDLDAMSVKVLGKGNKERIVPLGSKACSALETYLRQRLDLKPKDDHLFVNSRGGRLTTRSVDRIIKKYAAISGIPKNISPHVLRHTFATHLLGGGADLRAIQEMLGHKSLSTTQRYTHTSIEQLMEIYDKTHPRA; translated from the coding sequence ATGGACAAATACCTTCGAGTTTTTGAGGACTTTCTGAGCTCAGAGAGAAACTACTCAAAACACACTATAAAAGCATATTTAGCGGATATAAAAGAATTTGGTTTAGTGCTTTCTGAAATGAGCCTAACCACGGATAGTGGCGACATAGATTTTGAGAATTTAGATGAGGCGCCAATTAGGGTTTATATAAGCAAGCTTTATAACAAGAACAAAAAAGTCTCAATCTCAAGAAAACTAGCATCAATAAGAACCTTTTTTGAATTTCTTATAAGAGGCGGCCATATGAAATCAAACTCGGCCAAATTAGTGCCCACGCCTAAAGCTGAGAAAAAGCTGCCCACATTCCTAACAGTTGATGAAGTGATTAAACTGGTTGAGACTCCGGGGAGCGATAACGCCTATGAGTCTCGGGATAGAGCTATACTAGAGCTACTTTATTCAAGCGGTTTAAGGGTATCAGAGCTGGTCGGGGTTAATTTACAAGATTTAGATTTGGACGCTATGAGTGTTAAAGTGCTTGGGAAAGGGAATAAAGAGCGCATTGTCCCCCTCGGGTCTAAAGCATGCAGTGCTCTTGAGACTTATCTTAGACAACGGCTCGATCTAAAACCTAAAGATGACCACCTTTTTGTTAATTCAAGGGGTGGGAGACTTACAACAAGAAGCGTGGACAGGATTATTAAAAAATATGCAGCTATTTCAGGGATACCAAAGAATATAAGCCCACATGTGCTCAGGCACACGTTTGCTACTCACCTTTTAGGCGGGGGAGCAGATCTTAGAGCAATTCAAGAGATGCTAGGGCACAAAAGTCTATCTACTACACAGAGATATACGCACACATCAATAGAGCAATTAATGGAGATTTACGATAAAACACACCCACGTGCATAA